Proteins found in one Pseudomonas mosselii genomic segment:
- a CDS encoding carbohydrate porin, with amino-acid sequence MLQLPNTRYSGLALATLLGALSPTTSASEMFAKDSPWMLGDWGGTRSELLEKGYDFTLGYTGEMGSNLHGGYSHDRAARYSDQFTFGVNMDLQKILGWQDTEFQLTVTERHGDNISNDRINDPRVGGFTSAQEVWGRGETWRLTQMWIKQKYFDGTLDVKFGRFGEGEDFNSFPCDFQNLAFCGSQVGNWVGGIWYNWPVSQWALRVRYNLNDALYAQVGVFEQNPSNLESGNGFKLSGSGTQGAVMPIELVWSPRVNGLKGEYRAGYYYSNAKAQDVLKDSTGAPAAISGAAYRSSSSKHGLWLGAQQQVTALASDQSRGLSLFANATVHDKKTNAIDNYVQAGVVYKGPFDARAKDDIGFALARVHVNPGYRKNARLINQANGLDDYDNPGFLPVQDTEYSAELYYGIHLADWLTVRPNLQYIRHPGGVSRVDDALIGGLKIQSSF; translated from the coding sequence ATGCTCCAGCTGCCCAATACCCGCTACTCCGGCCTCGCCCTCGCCACCCTGCTCGGCGCCCTGTCCCCCACCACCAGCGCCAGCGAAATGTTCGCCAAGGACTCGCCGTGGATGCTCGGAGACTGGGGCGGAACCCGCAGCGAGCTGCTGGAGAAAGGCTATGACTTCACCCTCGGCTACACCGGCGAGATGGGCAGCAACCTGCACGGCGGCTACAGCCATGACCGCGCGGCGCGCTACAGCGACCAGTTCACCTTCGGCGTGAACATGGACCTGCAAAAGATCCTCGGCTGGCAAGACACCGAGTTCCAGCTGACCGTCACCGAACGCCATGGCGACAACATCAGCAACGACCGCATCAACGACCCGCGCGTCGGCGGTTTCACCTCGGCCCAGGAGGTCTGGGGCCGTGGCGAGACCTGGCGGCTGACGCAGATGTGGATCAAGCAGAAATACTTCGATGGCACGCTGGACGTGAAATTCGGCCGCTTTGGCGAAGGCGAGGACTTCAACAGCTTCCCCTGCGACTTCCAGAACCTGGCGTTCTGCGGCTCGCAGGTGGGCAACTGGGTCGGCGGCATCTGGTACAACTGGCCGGTCAGCCAGTGGGCCCTGCGCGTGCGCTACAACCTGAACGACGCACTCTACGCCCAGGTCGGCGTTTTCGAGCAGAACCCCTCCAACCTCGAGAGCGGCAACGGCTTCAAGCTCAGCGGCAGCGGCACCCAGGGCGCGGTGATGCCGATCGAACTGGTCTGGAGCCCGCGGGTCAATGGCCTGAAAGGGGAATATCGCGCCGGCTACTACTACAGTAATGCCAAGGCACAGGATGTACTCAAGGACAGCACCGGCGCGCCTGCCGCCATCAGCGGCGCCGCCTACCGCAGCAGCTCGAGCAAGCATGGCCTGTGGCTCGGCGCCCAGCAGCAGGTAACCGCGCTGGCCTCCGACCAGTCGCGCGGCCTGAGCCTGTTCGCCAATGCCACGGTGCACGACAAGAAGACCAATGCCATCGACAACTATGTGCAGGCAGGTGTGGTTTACAAAGGGCCCTTCGATGCCCGCGCCAAGGACGACATCGGTTTCGCCCTGGCCCGCGTGCACGTCAATCCCGGCTACCGCAAGAACGCCCGCCTCATCAACCAGGCCAACGGCCTGGACGACTACGACAACCCCGGTTTCCTGCCCGTGCAGGACACCGAATACAGCGCCGAACTCTATTACGGCATCCACCTGGCCGACTGGCTCACCGTGCGCCCGAACCTGCAGTACATCCGCCATCCGGGCGGGGTGTCGCGGGTCGACGACGCCCTGATCGGCGGCCTGAAGATCCAGAGCAGTTTCTAA
- a CDS encoding Pr6Pr family membrane protein — translation MPPRPWLTLAAVLGWTGLAIQLYLVLLARWQEQASLIGGLVNLFCFFTVLSNTLVATVLSQAAFGRESAARRWFLSPAVSSCIAASILLVALAYSLLLRHLWQPQGWQWLADELLHDVMPLVFVLYWWLEVPKGQLRLWHLAAWALYPVLYFAFVLLRGHEIGVYPYPFIDVARLGYGQVLGNALMVLAGFWGIGLVLLGLDRWRRHS, via the coding sequence ATGCCGCCCCGCCCCTGGCTGACCCTGGCGGCCGTCCTCGGCTGGACGGGCCTGGCGATCCAGTTGTACCTGGTGCTGCTGGCGCGCTGGCAGGAGCAGGCCAGCCTGATCGGCGGGCTGGTCAACCTATTCTGTTTTTTCACGGTGTTGAGCAATACGCTGGTGGCCACCGTGCTCAGCCAGGCCGCGTTCGGCCGCGAGTCGGCGGCCAGGCGCTGGTTCTTGTCACCCGCTGTGAGCTCATGCATCGCCGCGAGCATTCTGCTGGTGGCACTGGCCTACAGCCTGTTGCTGCGCCACCTTTGGCAGCCCCAGGGCTGGCAGTGGCTGGCGGACGAACTGCTGCACGATGTGATGCCGCTGGTGTTCGTCCTGTACTGGTGGCTGGAGGTGCCCAAGGGGCAATTGCGGCTCTGGCACCTGGCGGCCTGGGCGCTGTACCCGGTGTTGTATTTTGCCTTCGTGCTGCTACGCGGGCATGAGATTGGGGTCTATCCCTATCCGTTCATCGACGTGGCACGGTTGGGATATGGGCAGGTGCTGGGCAATGCCCTGATGGTGCTGGCGGGATTCTGGGGGATCGGGTTGGTATTGCTGGGGTTGGATCGCTGGCGCAGGCATTCATGA
- a CDS encoding siderophore-interacting protein: MSDTIHRVNHEIRQRRLEVLRVTDLTPRMRRITLGGAELTGFTSVGTDDHIKLLFACTPEEQQAIDARNLGRDGGARPTMREYTPRRIDLVNNQLDIDFVLHGDGPASTWAAQAAPGQTLDIAGPRASMVVPDIFDSYLLIGDETAIPAIARRLEELPAGRQVLAVIQIEDEQERQVLTSKAQVEVIWVRRHQEDVLERVKHLALPQGRLYGWVALEKALTRQAKALLLEKGVPEDALKAAAYWRADGTADDE; encoded by the coding sequence ATGAGCGACACCATTCATCGCGTCAACCATGAGATTCGCCAGCGCCGCCTCGAAGTGCTGCGGGTCACCGACCTCACCCCGCGCATGCGCCGCATTACTCTCGGTGGCGCGGAGCTAACCGGTTTCACCAGTGTCGGCACGGACGACCACATCAAGCTGCTGTTCGCCTGCACGCCCGAAGAGCAGCAGGCCATCGACGCGCGCAACCTGGGCCGTGATGGCGGCGCCCGGCCGACCATGCGCGAGTACACGCCACGGCGCATCGACCTGGTGAACAACCAGCTGGATATCGATTTCGTCCTGCATGGCGATGGCCCCGCCTCCACCTGGGCGGCCCAGGCCGCGCCCGGCCAGACCCTGGACATCGCCGGCCCGCGGGCCTCGATGGTGGTGCCGGATATCTTCGACAGCTACTTGCTGATCGGCGACGAGACGGCGATCCCGGCCATTGCCCGTCGCCTGGAAGAACTGCCGGCGGGCCGCCAGGTACTGGCGGTGATCCAGATCGAGGACGAGCAGGAGCGCCAGGTGCTGACGAGCAAGGCCCAGGTCGAGGTGATCTGGGTGCGCCGGCACCAGGAGGATGTGCTGGAGCGGGTGAAGCACCTGGCGTTGCCCCAGGGCCGGTTGTATGGCTGGGTGGCGCTGGAGAAGGCTCTGACCCGCCAGGCCAAGGCGCTGCTGCTGGAGAAAGGCGTTCCCGAGGATGCCCTCAAGGCTGCGGCTTACTGGCGAGCTGACGGCACTGCCGACGACGAATGA
- a CDS encoding TonB-dependent receptor produces MRHMPLHLSPLAVALWLVSTSSQAVELQPQVITANPLGNAQLAAPSTVLEGDDLLQQQHASLGETLNKQPGVASTWFGPGASRPVIRGLDGDRIRILRNGVGALDASSLSYDHAVPLDPVTVERVEIVRGPAALLYGGNAIGGVVNTFDNRIPDSPIDGIHGAGELRYGGADTTRSSAGKLEAGNGAFALHLDANSRQFNDLRIPGYARSSKVRDADEPGGKHRLENSDGRQDGGAIGGSYHWDHGYTGLSYSRYDSNYGSVAEPGVRLDMQQDHYGFASELRDLDGPFSSVKVDAGYTDYQHREIESGEVHTTFKNKGYEARIEARHQPLGPVEGVVGAQVSRNEFSALGEEAFVPHTDTDSLALFLLEQWQASERLNLSLGARLEHTRVDPDAKGNENFAGADSASSFNALSLSSGAVYQLDPIWSLAANLGYTERAPTFYELYANGAHVATGAYEIGDPNLNKEEAISTDLALRFDNGTHKGSVGVFYSHFRNYIGLIGTGNLREGHHHDHDDHDHDHDHDHDHDHGDIPEYAYQGVRARFYGIEAQDRWQLLKNHYGSFALELSGDYTRAKNLDSGEPLPRIAPLRLNSGLVWELDRWQARVDVQHAASQHRKPANETSTDGYTTLGASLGYRFDIGQSEWLAFVRGENLTDQTVRYASSILRDIAPAPGRSVQVGLRTSF; encoded by the coding sequence ATGCGTCACATGCCGCTGCACCTCTCTCCCCTTGCCGTCGCGCTCTGGCTGGTCTCCACCTCCAGCCAGGCCGTGGAACTGCAACCCCAGGTGATCACTGCCAACCCGCTGGGCAACGCCCAACTGGCCGCGCCCAGCACCGTCCTCGAAGGCGACGACCTGCTGCAACAGCAACACGCCAGCCTCGGTGAAACCCTCAACAAACAGCCCGGCGTCGCCTCCACCTGGTTCGGCCCCGGTGCCAGCCGCCCGGTAATCCGCGGCCTGGACGGCGACCGTATTCGTATCCTGCGCAACGGCGTCGGCGCCCTGGACGCCTCGTCGCTGTCCTACGACCACGCCGTGCCACTGGACCCGGTCACCGTCGAGCGGGTCGAGATCGTCCGCGGCCCGGCCGCCCTGCTATATGGCGGCAACGCCATCGGTGGCGTGGTCAACACCTTCGACAACCGCATCCCCGACTCGCCCATCGACGGCATCCATGGCGCGGGCGAACTGCGCTACGGCGGCGCCGACACCACCCGCAGCAGCGCTGGCAAGCTGGAGGCCGGCAACGGCGCCTTCGCCCTGCACCTGGACGCCAACAGCCGCCAGTTCAACGACCTGCGCATCCCCGGCTACGCCCGCAGTTCGAAGGTCCGCGATGCCGACGAGCCCGGCGGCAAGCACCGCCTGGAGAACAGCGACGGTCGCCAGGACGGCGGTGCGATCGGCGGTTCGTACCATTGGGATCACGGCTACACCGGCCTGTCCTACAGCCGCTACGACAGCAACTACGGCTCGGTGGCCGAGCCCGGCGTGCGCCTGGACATGCAGCAGGACCACTACGGCTTCGCCTCGGAACTGCGCGACCTCGACGGGCCGTTCAGCTCGGTCAAGGTCGATGCCGGCTACACCGACTACCAGCACCGCGAAATCGAAAGCGGCGAGGTGCACACCACCTTCAAGAACAAAGGCTACGAAGCGCGCATCGAGGCCCGTCACCAGCCGCTGGGCCCGGTCGAGGGCGTGGTCGGCGCCCAGGTCAGCCGCAACGAATTCTCCGCGCTAGGCGAGGAAGCCTTTGTCCCGCACACCGATACCGACAGCCTGGCGCTGTTCCTGCTTGAGCAATGGCAGGCCAGCGAACGCCTGAACCTGAGCCTGGGCGCGCGCCTGGAACACACCCGGGTCGATCCGGATGCCAAGGGCAACGAGAACTTCGCCGGGGCCGACAGCGCCAGCAGCTTCAACGCCTTGAGCCTGTCCTCGGGCGCGGTGTACCAGCTCGACCCGATCTGGTCGCTGGCCGCCAACCTTGGCTACACCGAGCGCGCGCCGACTTTCTACGAGCTGTACGCCAACGGTGCCCACGTGGCCACCGGCGCCTACGAGATCGGCGATCCGAACCTGAACAAGGAGGAGGCCATCTCCACCGACCTGGCCCTGCGCTTCGACAACGGCACCCACAAGGGCAGCGTCGGCGTGTTCTACAGCCATTTTCGCAACTACATCGGCCTGATTGGCACCGGCAACCTGCGTGAAGGCCATCATCACGACCACGACGATCATGACCATGACCATGACCACGATCATGATCATGACCACGGCGATATCCCCGAGTATGCCTATCAGGGCGTGCGGGCACGTTTCTACGGCATCGAGGCCCAGGACCGCTGGCAACTGCTGAAAAACCACTACGGCAGCTTCGCCCTGGAACTGTCCGGCGACTACACCCGGGCCAAGAACCTCGACAGCGGCGAGCCGCTGCCGCGCATCGCCCCGCTGCGCCTGAACAGCGGCCTGGTCTGGGAGCTGGACCGCTGGCAGGCGCGTGTCGATGTGCAGCACGCGGCGTCACAGCATCGCAAACCGGCCAACGAGACCAGCACCGATGGCTACACCACCCTCGGCGCCAGCCTGGGGTATCGCTTCGACATCGGCCAGAGTGAATGGCTGGCCTTCGTGCGCGGCGAGAACCTCACCGACCAGACCGTGCGCTATGCCAGCTCGATCCTGCGTGATATCGCGCCGGCGCCGGGGCGTAGTGTGCAGGTGGGGCTGCGTACCAGCTTCTGA
- a CDS encoding VF530 family protein, with translation MSTANHNALHGKTLEQILTELVAHYQWQGLAERVDIRCFKSDPSIKSSLTFLRKTPWAREKVEQLYVKLQRKG, from the coding sequence ATGAGCACGGCCAATCACAACGCGCTGCACGGCAAGACCCTCGAGCAGATCCTTACCGAACTGGTGGCGCACTACCAATGGCAGGGCCTGGCCGAGCGCGTCGACATCCGCTGCTTCAAAAGCGACCCGAGCATCAAGTCGAGCCTGACCTTCCTGCGCAAGACCCCGTGGGCACGGGAAAAGGTCGAGCAGCTGTACGTGAAGCTGCAGCGCAAAGGCTGA
- a CDS encoding PadR family transcriptional regulator, with product MRDHDPFERRPGRGERGPRVFAPGDLKLLMLSMLAEQPGHGYDLIRQIETLFDGSYSPSPGVIYPTLSYLEEAELVTGAIQGSKRLYAITDAGRSALQEQAVALDGVRMRIEVSKRALRGHDRPPEIHEAVGNLRHALHMHSGRWTSEEIERVRNLLNDTAKAIASGPANLVTENTP from the coding sequence ATGCGCGACCACGACCCCTTCGAACGCCGTCCCGGCCGCGGCGAACGTGGCCCGCGGGTATTCGCCCCGGGCGACCTGAAGTTGCTGATGCTTTCGATGCTGGCCGAGCAACCCGGCCATGGCTACGACCTGATCCGCCAGATCGAGACCCTCTTCGACGGCAGCTACAGCCCCAGCCCCGGGGTGATCTACCCCACACTTAGCTATCTCGAGGAAGCCGAGCTGGTCACCGGCGCCATCCAGGGCAGCAAGCGCCTCTACGCCATCACCGATGCCGGCCGCAGTGCCTTGCAGGAACAGGCCGTCGCCCTCGACGGCGTGCGCATGCGCATCGAGGTTAGCAAGCGCGCCCTGCGCGGCCACGACCGGCCGCCGGAAATCCATGAAGCGGTCGGCAACCTGCGCCACGCCCTGCACATGCACAGCGGCCGCTGGACCAGCGAAGAGATCGAGCGGGTGCGCAACCTGCTCAACGACACCGCCAAGGCCATCGCCTCCGGGCCGGCCAACCTTGTTACGGAGAACACCCCATGA